The DNA window gtatCTACATAATAACATAAAGGCACAAggagatataataaataaatcggCAATAAAGTATGACTATGAGCGTCCATAAgggaaaaatataacaaaaaacaacccTCATTAAAGTTCTTGATTGTGGTATTTGGGCTTTAGGGGTGAGCGCatgtttttaaagcactgtgttgTTAGTCATGATGACACTGATTGGGTAGGTACAGAGATCCCTATACTGCTTCtacattaatataatatttcactTAAGCTGGCTAAACTGCAGATGAATCTCTTGCCAGCAAGGTACCAGTGACATATGGTTAATTTAGTTCTACCAGCATAGAAGTGATGCTGTagaacaggggtcctcaaactttttaaacagggggccggttcacggtccctcagactgtcggggggccatactatagtttgaaaaaaaacaggagaacattcttatgcacactgcacaaaacgtatttattgtataaaaaaggatgaaagaacaatactatatgcacagcacacttgccactcattaaaaaaaaaaagtggcgtttactttggctttaaaattgtttgagattattcctttgcatggaaaatgcacagataaatttgaactTTCactgtgtattgaaaatgcaaatttatcttgcattttccatgcaaatgaataatctcaagcaattcattaatttgcttctttttatacacccaacactaccccacactttttattaagtaaaaaaggactgctaaaaaaactttgtcagtgtctgctacctgtcactgctgccttcatacatcggctggatcacactgcagcacatgtgtacatgatcaatgtgcatagtatgtttatactatttacaaatgtacatgatcaatgtgcatagtatgtttatactatttacaaatgtacatttgtgctgcagtgagcagggaatgaaggcagcagtgagtctctgctctgctcataccttctctgcctgatggcttcagcccgacagctccagcgttaccccggcaacagtggtgtcacgtgaccgggttccctggagtgcagatggcaggcagccagagctcaagcaggagaagcagcctgggcggccggcgggccggatggagaacctcagcgggccgaattcgtcccgcgggccgtagtttgaggacccctgctgtAGAAGCAGGTAGGTAGCCAAACTGATCCTGTTGGGCTTACCCAACAAGCTTAAGTGCTTGTTTGGGAATTGGActgttctttaaagaaatatttttcacatttattatatagTCATTCACTTTTGGGTAATCAggaattatttatacattttatcatatttattttgtttgcagatgTGTTTGGCAAAGAATCGGACGTCATTGACAAAGATCTTAACGATTCCTTTTCAAGTTTCATGGATGCCACACTATTTACACCAAGAGGAAGGTAAGCACTCATACATTTGCCATAGGTACACAGCAGGCTTTCTAGAGTACACTTGCAGCACGTTTTGTAGTGAAAATATAGATCATGTTTATATTGGGAGCAGCTGTTCGAACTTGTCTACTAGtgaactaaataaaaacattggtgtGTAGTTAGTCTCCTTTTCCCTATGGTAAGAGGGATTAGTGAATGTGCTTTACAGGTaggctatttaatttttttttttgtttgttttttttaattgtaggaaGTCATTACCATTTCAGAAGACAACTCCTTCTTCTCAACGCAGAATGTCATTAAATGAGTCGGTAAGCAGTTCTCATAGcagttaaatgaaaatgttttctacttCACATAGTGTAGGTAAAGGTTTACATACACAGCTAGAAAAATGCCAGTTTTCTGTTTGGTAGGTTTTCTGTACTGGACACTATTTAAATCCTGGGCTATTTTCCCTGTAGAGGAGCAGTTAGAAGCCCTCCCAGGCAATCCCAGTATTGTCTGGGGGCCCCAATCTTTGCCAAGTCCTAGAATTATGCTACTGTTTTATACTATGGCTGAGAAGGGGGTAACTCCCACCCTACAAAATCTCTGTGCTAATATAATCTCTCCTCCTAAATTGGattgtttaaatttattgttCTGTGCCTTTGCAGGATAAAAGCAAATCAGTGGGAAAATAAATCTGAGGTACTCAGCTGGCAAATTgcactatttttaattttagatcttggccaaCTTTTAAAGTATAGTATATAAAACTTTGAACCTTCTGTAGTCTCTCCTCTTTGATGTTCTATTACATGCTCTTACCCCTCCACATTACAGGTAGTAGAAGGGCTGgcaatattggcattttttttacctcattaAAGTTTCAGCATAAAGTTGTGTGAGCCAAGCTGTGAATGGTAAAGTGGTAGGGAGTAGCAAAATTGCTCGTAAAATGGTTAGCATTGTTTATATGCATTCTTGATGTTTTCAGTCCTTACTTTTGCAGTTTGTTGGAAAAAGTAGATGAAAAGTACTTTTTAGGCAtacttaaaaaaacagtgaaaattatCATTGCTAAATATTCATTTCAGGTGAATCAGCTAACCACCAGTTGTTTCATTGGCTGCAGTTATAAACTTTCTTTAAATCTCAAGTATTTGAATCCAACCTAAAGTGAGTTTGGTTTTGTACTAATAGTCAGAGTATTGTGAAgtcaaaaatttgtaaaaagaattcCAGCTACTCGTTTGTGGCTTTCAGAAAAGAGTGGCTGGCAATTTTGTACACAATGAGAGTTGTAGAAGCTCTGCATGAGggaatttttttgctgttttgtgcAGGTGTGTATTATGTTACCATTATTTGGCCATTTCTATCAATTAGCAGTGCCCTAAAAATTCATAGTAACCGACAGTTACTTAAAACCATAGctaatttattgtttgtttttgttgtatgcCCTTGTAAGGAGTTTCGAACGCCAACATCTGCCATTAAAGAGAGGTTTTTACAGAGAACTCCACATTCTTTGCAGAAGAAAAGGTCTGATGTGACTTGGAAACCCACTCCAAGTAATGTGCTACCACAAACCCCAACACCTTGTAAGCAGGATGCAATGAGTGCAGCACGCATGCAGCTTGCACAGCAGgtttgtatataattttataaaaatatatactatatgcgCAACAAAGTATATCTGTACACAGTCAGGTGGACATTATAACGAGTTGTTATACTCTTTGGTGAATGGAACTAGATATTCCATAATATTATGAGGTCACAACTGGCTAgaaatctcaaaataaaaaacacaacctCTTGTTCATGGCTATACAAGATTGTGATAAGTTTTCTTTCAGCAATACTTTTTGGAAAACCGAGTTTAAAGTGTTATTGTCATAGGTCTTTTCTAGAAATTGTAGTCTTGTCAGGAAATCCTTCATAACGTTTAATTCCAAGACTAATGTGGGAAGTCAAGCAGTCTGCCCACAGTAACAAAACTTTGTGACCTTGCAAATGAGCAGTTGCCATCGCCATTTTCCGATCGAATATCTATGTACTTTCTAAGTTTCTATAAAGTAATATCTAAGTTTTTAAGCAGCAGTTATATAGGTATTGAGCAGTCAACAGAGTTGTTACTATATATTGTAGATCGTATTGGGAGATTTTTGGCCCTAATTTCCTAaaacttaatacatttttatacatgtaAAAACTGGCCTCTCAActctaataatcattttttttctttaggaagcTGTAGTTGTTTAACTAAGCtgcttctgtgtgttttttttttttttttaattttatttttgtccttgtACAGTAAGCCAAAGTTACAGATTATCTATTTTGTTCATGTTTAGAAAAACAGTTTGTTACCTTTACGATGCCAATTGTATTGTGGCATTGCTGACTTGACCAACATGTGACAATGTTTGACAACTGCATTCTGGGAGAAGGTGAGGTTGGTGATCTGTACCCCTTCCAAGGGCTAGATAGAAAAAAGGAACAATGTATCAGCAGtctttattattttgctattCACAATTACCTTTATCCTAGGTTGCTGATTACATAGTTAATGAAACTccaaaatctcagccaggacgtGGAATGGAGCTTGATGATTTGCTTGGCATGCTGTCTTCTGATCCTTTCCTATCTAGAAAAGAGATTCCTCGTACTCCAGAGAACTTGAgtaagtgactttttttatttttgttttttgcataataTAAAATTCTACACTGTTAGTCTCCAGACCTTATAAACATTACTCTTGGTCCCATAAGAAATATTGGAACTGTGCCCTTCACAAAAGACCTTTACAACCCTAGGAGAAAAAAAGTTAAACCCTTTGCATATCTAGAATATACAGCCTGAAAGGCAAGCCACATACCACGTTTGGTTTGATATATTCACTTTAGCTTGGACAATAAACATAAActacatgcaaatgtttttgacCTTTTGGGTAATGTACAATACTAATAAATTGAATCACACATTACTGGCTGGATATTTAATAGTTTTCAAATTTTGAggttaattttgaaaaaaaaaaacaaaaaaaaaaacactttttaaaatatggaaTATTGTTTTAACTGTAATATAGGTGTGGTCAGTTTGGATCTTTCAGATAACCGCATGAAACTGCAGTGTTACCCCTTGGATTGAAGGACACCTTTCCCCCAGCAGTGAAGTGGCTCTACTTGGTCACAATGCAAGAttagacaaaatgtattttaagtatgCTAGTGTGCcaaagggaggggggaggggtgaaacacaaataaatgtgtattaaaaatgcattgcagtttCTTCAATCACACTGCAATGCCCATGCGTTACGTGGTGTGAACATGCCCCTATTGTCAATACAAATTATTCTATGCACTGTCGTCCATTAATACATGGATCTGCCATATTACAAAAGTTTATTGCTGGAAAATAGCATTTGAGTTTAATATGATGTAGTGTCTGTGAAGTTCTTTACACTTGTACAGTAAGCTTCTGCCTGTATAGTTTCAGATATACGAACATCCTGGCGGAAAGCCATCCAGACTGAAGAATTTTGCAATATATCCAGTCCAGTGGAAGACCCATGTGTGGAATCTCCTGTAGAGCAAGAATCTGCTCATGGCAGCCTGGTAGATCTGAGCATGGCTTGTTTCCTGTCTGCATCTCATTTGTCTGAGCACAATGAGTCACCAGACCAAAGGATGTCTCTGAGCACTGGAAAACCAGATGCCATTGAAAAACCAGCATTGAGTCAGAACTTGACACCCTCTGTGGCTAGTGAAGCAAAAAGGTTTGAGCAAAACAAATTTACTCCATTAAAGGAATGTGAGAAGTCTCAGTCCTTGCAGTCTGCAATTGGAGAaaatcatacttttatttttgatgagcgttctggaaataaattaaaagacAGTAGAAGGATTATACCTGAACTCGGTCAAGATACTGTTTCTGCACATTCCACTCTTTCATGGAACTCCTCAAAAGCAATGGACTACAGCATCAGTTCAGACAGCCATGATGTGATCCAGTTGGGCATACTACATGAAACTATCCCAGAAGGACTTGGGAACATGAGTCTTAACAGCACAACTAGTGCACAGACTCCGGAAGTTGAAAGGTACAGCACCAGAGGAGAAAGCAGTGAGCTACCCTCAGATATTACAGCCAGTCTCTGGGAAACTACAGAGCGTAAAATGGACATAGATTCTATACGTACCAGGTATGAAGCTCTAAAAAGGaccttttttacatctttaacAGAGGAGAAAATTGGGGAACACACCCCTTTAAGCAAGGTGGCCAAGCAAAAATCTGAATCCTGCCTTCCAACTGATACTAGTGCTGTGTTCAGCCCATTAGATAAAGGGCTATCATTGGACTTGGAGTATCTAACCACTCCATCGCCCAGAGGCAGAAAGCTATCACTTCCACAGCTAATCTCTTTTTCTCCTTGTGAGGATTTACGAGCCAGGACCACAGATGACTTTTCAGATGTGTTTGAAGCACAAGGTAATCTTGTTCAAATATACTAaagataatataatacatattggtACGTTTTCTGTGTATTGTATTGAATGAAGTATGCTATAGTGATATTTTGTGTGTTGGTATTTGTAGGAGGGGTAGTGAGAGTGCAGCCCCCACATTTATAGTGATCAAAGAACTGTAGGCTCAATACTaatacagtgtttaacccagaattttttttttaagctgggtggaaagaaattctGACCCAACTCAActgtaatcacccaaaaacagctgggtggctattgaaaagtgccgagtggtggggagcaatatacctaatatatacTGCAATATACCTAATTTGCTGCAATAAACACGTTCTTTCTTGGTTGGTATAAAAAGCACATCCTTATGAAATGCATAATTACAAGTACCGAATGCAATGAAATGCTTACATTCTTACATTTTCTCTGTAACAGTAGAGAACACTTGGTTTGTGTAAATGCTGCTAAACATACAATTACAAAATGCAGTCATAACctatttaaaggttttaaagcCAGATGAATGAAAGCTGTCCTTGGTTTAAAAATTATGACTTGTCCAAAATATATCTGGTGAGGTAGTGATTTCCCCTCTCTCCTATTAAACTGTCAGTTACTACTTCACCCCTCAATAATTGTGTATCAAAGAAAAAGCAGGGGGTTtccttgcagcaataaaattatatttttcatcacATATAGGATAAACGTGCACTTTCAGGTATGTGATAATGAACACAAATGGAGTTACACACACCAAAATGCTTCCACAATATGGGTCTTCCCCATTAACATCATGGGGTATTATTGATATACTAGACATAAGGGTTTCTAAATTAGTTCCAAGTAAGACACTGCTTGATCCCGATGCTTTTCGccgactggcttcttcaggggatgtgtaTCTGCCGTTTAAGCAAAGCTGttgtcaaatatatataaacataattacatttgtGAATAACCCATTATGGTATACCAATATTTGCTAAGAACAAGAATGAAAGTGGGAAGAGTGGTGGGAAAAGGGGATGGGAATATGAAACCTGAAGGGGGAGGCAGGGGGAAGCTGCTGCGTGTTGAGGATAGTTTGAAGTATACTCGTATAAATAGACATATGGGCAGAAAGTCTCcctttatttttaacaatgatTCGTACTTGGTGTATGTTTAAGTATAGCAAGTATAATAATTATTCAACAGCACAATGTACATGAACACAtagaaaaatattcatttgtataCAGTAGGATAGATATTGCAAAATCCATTTCTTGTGCATATTAGGGAATATTACGGAATTTAAACATGTCAGTGGTAACAGTAATCATTGATAGACAaggttatataaatattaaccaATTAAGACTAGTATGTTTCCAGTTAAATATAGCTGCAAGGAGGACatggcatataaaaaaataatattcatagttGTACTGTGTACAGTCCCTAGGATTACAGTAATAATTGAAAGGTTACAATATTTCTAGAcatagttaatattttattttacatcgtATATATGTCTGTATATTTCAAATTACTTATGGGGAACAAAATACACAGTTTATAATGGTTATACCCTTTAAATGCGTTAGTGTGGTAACAAAAATGAACCAGAAGAAGtttgtttaagaaaaaagaaaacgttTGTGGCTCAACATGTCATGTCGTTGAGTCCAGGGAATTCAGTTGCTTTTAAGTTGACGATCCATCTACACTCTATTTGGTGAAGTTTGGTGTCTAAATCTTCCCCTTCAGGATTTTGGGGTACTGCTTCTAGACCATAAAAGCTCATAGCCAAGGGGCTCAAAGTTGTTTGTTTTCTGAATAGGTTTCTGCATTAGTGGATTACACTTAAATTGCCAATGAGTGTCTCGGATTTCAACTATAGAGGTTGGGAACAACACTTTCTATCTTTGTAAATTTTGCTTAACCTGACATATATGTTTTAAGAAATATACTCCCTATGCCATATAAATAATATGCTTTTCTTCTCAGGCCCTGGAAATATCAATGAGACCTTTGACTTCACACATCCTCTCTCAGATCTGCAGAAAAATACTGAGGATGGAGTGGGACAGCTTATCAACTTGTAAAAATTTGAAGATGTTTTATTTGAATGGAATACATGTGTAAATAAATTCTAAAACCCTACTCATATGATCTTTCAACATGTATGTGTAATGGTTActaatttaatgtatttgtgttttttttttgtctttagcttAACTTATTTTTGTGTACACATGCACTTTTAGGTAATTAAACAATCCTCTCTTGCTTGCACTTACCAATACAAGTGTTTTAAACATGGTTTATGTCATTATTTATGTTCTAAGCACGGTtggcatctagagcagtgtttatgTGGGGGAACCACTAAAATAATTTTCGGGTCTTGGGAATTATTGCAGGTCTTCCCTATTTCCACAGTTTatagtacattagtttggtggtcaataTGAAGACTCACTCTTACAGATAGACCAAAAGATCATTGATCAACCAGAGACACACAAATTGCTCatgaaacccccagcaacctctggagaaacactggcttagtcTCCCTGTTTAATGATTTTGCAGTATAAGTGGTTTTGTTCTTCGCATATATATGTTAATCAGATGGACAAATATTTTACCATAGCGTTTTGAAGACCTAAATTTTTCTCTAGCAACATGATTTTGTTGGTGCAATTCGTAACTTTGTTCCTTCTGAACAGTTTTGTGCTAAAACTTAAAccttaaagtttggtgaaaaATTGTGTAAAAGGCACAAAGCATATACCAAACCCTTGGGCCAGGACTGTGATAAAGTGGTTTCTGTGAAGGATTTTTCGTAGCTGCTGAAAGTTGTGTATGCCACCATTGTTTACTATACTAGCCATACTAGCTGccgtttgttgtttttttcccccctactTTTAGTGCTTTCTAAGGGGGAAAGAAAAGCACTGGCTCAGTCACAAACATGCAATGTTAACACTCctggaggtctatttataaaacgagGAATGAGACATTCTAGtgctatgtgtttcaatggcagtatttgattacGACAAGGGAATGTTaggtttcctgttttataaatagtgcccttGCTTGTTGTATATAGATAATGGTCCATTGGTCAGAATAACAGCcaagatttttatatttgcatcacCTGACCAACCCCCCATGCAACTTAAATGATGATGAAGGTTACCAGTGACCACTAAAGTTTTCTTTGGGCAAGAGTTGGCATCCTCTGTCAGATGCCTTtatccaaggtttttttttaatattgggtaTCTTTAGAAGTACTTGTaagtctttaatttttatttttgcacagtacaagtcttaaaaaataaaaaaataaaaataaaaatgtaatgtgtaattgcaaataaaaattaatttaatgttgAAACATTTACAGGTACCCTAAATGACCTATGTGTGGCTTCATTTTTTTAGTGTGGCTGACTCTGTTCATACATTCTCTTTACTCAACCTGTCAGCTTTTGAGATACTTGTTCACACTCCTCACTATAAAGTATATTTACTCAGTGGTGTCCATACAATCTGAGTTTCTACTTGTAGGCTTCGGTGACAGTACAGCAGACAAGACGGAACGGGGGATTATATAAAGGGTTGGAGTCATGGCAAGCTTGAAAATTGTACCTGCAGATGTTTGGTAAATCCTTTTAtagtaaattaataatatatataataaaatctgtaCAACAAACCTTTTGAATACAAATACCTTTTAACactaaatgtatttgtagtttttaaaaccaaattagCTGTGCCAAATTCTCTAATTTTAAATTCACTGTTAAAGTATTTGGAGCAGAATGCTGTAATTGTGTAGCTAGACTAGAATCTCATTCTAGTGTACTGTTGACAGGTTGTCTTACAATTATTCTGCTCCTAGTTAAGTGAAGTCCTGTCCTTTCTCATGCACGCATACAGTATTTAATGTTTTCTGGCATCTCCCTTTCTCCTCCCTATTTAGgatctcaggtcagactaaggctacgtacacgtgcaataattgtcgttggaagggatctttcatgatcctttccaatgacaaaagacagaacgatgcatgaatgagcgatgtatatatgctgtatatactgCACCATTGTGCTCTATAGGGAGCATACATCAAggccaatttgcattttttaaacctttattttgctTACTTTATTGCGTATGTCATAATTTTACAAAACTAGAAATGCTTTATATCCTAacccctttttcattttttcttatcCTATTAGAATACCTAGTCCTATTTGCATTACTTTTAAGAAGctaagtgtttaaaaataaagtgttcattTGAAATAAACTCTCCAAAGTAAAATGTGCTTTTATCATCTGTT is part of the Pyxicephalus adspersus chromosome 3, UCB_Pads_2.0, whole genome shotgun sequence genome and encodes:
- the HAUS6 gene encoding HAUS augmin-like complex subunit 6, producing the protein MQSARSHPHWRKEHLWMTLQALGFNPGAEAAALSKPLAHVSFGVNMFDKPNKDAFYVVFHFLFSKLNAVQCRDVFRHCWPPLDKKKDAEFRKASYDWLRKISEDAGNGFPQVVASIFLSPGGPKFVQLLYHFSRYVMLQHIKRHIDGTNSYIPDSLQLRIQDPEKAMARSKVARYGYLQILQRENVVIREYQKKAQLLVKQIRDLRSEYGALQNQCRATQNVKSADVNKEDKIKEVRSLWENIMENLKAVEKEVEVVDSVVAGDVDQYCLDGTKVSLNIPSVLVTRIESEMHRLQIENVYEAGKVNLITIVQLLNEALKVIKLEQSYNVGQELQVDPHYLAAKTKFETEVLTRLKHTRHKIKREDLVSINKSIVEKQKDWEKKWKRILGKSPFGLFRGLNPVLELQPPLTPFSFDPAAEEALKCSVFSHYTTSLPDVFGKESDVIDKDLNDSFSSFMDATLFTPRGRKSLPFQKTTPSSQRRMSLNESEFRTPTSAIKERFLQRTPHSLQKKRSDVTWKPTPSNVLPQTPTPCKQDAMSAARMQLAQQVADYIVNETPKSQPGRGMELDDLLGMLSSDPFLSRKEIPRTPENLISDIRTSWRKAIQTEEFCNISSPVEDPCVESPVEQESAHGSLVDLSMACFLSASHLSEHNESPDQRMSLSTGKPDAIEKPALSQNLTPSVASEAKRFEQNKFTPLKECEKSQSLQSAIGENHTFIFDERSGNKLKDSRRIIPELGQDTVSAHSTLSWNSSKAMDYSISSDSHDVIQLGILHETIPEGLGNMSLNSTTSAQTPEVERYSTRGESSELPSDITASLWETTERKMDIDSIRTRYEALKRTFFTSLTEEKIGEHTPLSKVAKQKSESCLPTDTSAVFSPLDKGLSLDLEYLTTPSPRGRKLSLPQLISFSPCEDLRARTTDDFSDVFEAQGPGNINETFDFTHPLSDLQKNTEDGVGQLINL